TGATGAGGTGCAGACACTATAAACAGGCTAAGGAGTAATGCATGGTAGAATTGCCAATTGCACCATGGACACTTCCATGGCAAGACGTCATTCAGGATCTTCATGTTTCCCCGAACCGGGGACTCGATACTGTGGAAGTGAAAAAAAGGTATAAGAAATTTGGTTCAAACCGCCTTCAGGAAGTAAAAAAGAAGAGTGCCTGGATAATTCTTATTAATCAGCTAAAAAGCCTTATTATTTTACTTCTCGGAGTTACCACTATAGTATCATTCGCATTTGGAGAATGGGTTGAAGGCATGGCGATAGGAGTTGTTATTGTTATTAATACCGCCATTGGCTTTTTTACGGAGTTGAAAGCGGTTCGTTCAATGGAGGCCTTGCGTAAGCTGGGGAGTGTAACAACTAAGGTTATTCGCAACAGCCAACTCAGAGAGATACCTGCCGATGAACTTGTTCCCGGAGATATTGTAGTGTTCGAGGGTGGCGATGTCGTTCCTGCGGATCTTCGTCTCTTAGAGGCGTCAAAGCTCCAGGCTGATGAGTCTGCCCTGACGGGAGAATCTACTCCTGTTAGCAAAGGGGTAGAGCATCTTGAGGAAGACACATCGCTTGCCGAACGGACAAATATGCTGTTTAAAGGAACATCGGTTACCCGCGGGTCGGCCAAAGGTGTTACTGTGGCTACCGGGATGAAGACAGAACTGGGGAAAATCTCTTCTCTTGTTGAAAGCGCCAAAGAGGAAATAACTCCATTGGAGAAGCGGCTTAATAAACTGGGCAATAAGCTCATCTGGGTAACTTTAGCCGTTACGCCGGCGATAGCAACGGCCGGCATTATCACGGGTGAAGATATACTTCTTATGATTAAGATATCAATAGCCCTTGCTGTGGCAACCATACCGGAAGGGTTGCCAATTGTAGCTACCCTTGCGCTGGCGAGGGGAATGTGGCGCATGGCAAAACGGAATGCCTTAATCAACCGTCTCTCCTCGGTTGAAACCCTTGGCGCAACAAGTATTATTTGTACCGATAAGACAGGTACACTGACTGAAAATAAGATGACAGTTACCCGAATTATCCTTGATTCAGGCGAAATAAAGATTAGCGGGGAAGGGCTTAATACAGAAGGTGAATTCAGGAAAAAAGGAGAACCTCTTGATCCTTTACGTGAAAAAACCCTGCAGGAGCTGTTACATGCAGGTGTACTCTGTAATAATGCATCTGTAGAACCGGAAGAAAAGGATGCCAGGAAAAAGGCTGTTGGCGATCCTATGGAAGTTGCGCTCCTGGTTGCCGCTATAAAAGCGGGAATTGACCGTAATAAACTTCTTGCAAAGATGCCTGAAGTGCGTGAAGAAGCCTTCGATTCTGAAGTAAAAATGATGGCAACTTTTCATGCGGATAATAACCAATATCTCGTTGCTGTAAAAGGCGCTGCAGAAGCGCTCCTGAAGGTTTGTTCTCATCGTATGACTGAAGAAGGTAAAAAGGAGATGAGAAGTGAAGATCGTAAATGGTGGTTGGAAAGGGGCAACCATATGGCCAGAGATGGCCTTCGTGTTCTTGCTGTTGCTGAAAAAACAGTTACCGCAAGCAACTCTAATCCGTATGGACAATTGACATTTCTTGGCATAGTCGGATTTCTTGACCCACCGCGCAGTGATGTTGCCCCTGCACTCGCCTTATGCCGGGATGCCGGTATAAAGGTAGTCATGGTTACGGGAGACCAGCCCGTTACTGCGCGGAATATTGCATTAGCTGTTGGATTGATTCATGAGGGTGAAACAGAAGTGATCCACGGTAAAGATTTAAAAAAGCCTGAAGAATTATCAGAAGAAGACCTTCAGCGTATCTTGCGGGTGTCTGTCTTTGCAAGGGTCGATCCAAAACAGAAGCTTGATTTAACTGCTATATATCAAAAGAATGGGGCTGTTGTTGCAATGACAGGTGATGGAGTAAACGATGCGCCTGCATTGAAAAAAGCCGATATCGGAATTGCTATGGGTCAATGCGGTACTCAGGTTGCGCGTGAAGCGGCTGATATGATTCTTAAGGATGATAATTTCTCCACAATTGTTGCTGCTATTGAACAAGGTCGTGTTATTTTTAATAATATCCGGAAGTTCGCTCTCTATCTTCTCTCCTGTAATATCAGTGAAATTATGGTAATTGTTCTCTATTCGTTCATTGATGTACCAATGCCAATTCTTCCGCTCCAGATCCTGTTCCTTAATCTTGTTACGGACGTATTTCCAGCGCTTGCTCTTGGCGTGGGCGAAGGAGATCCTCATAGTATGAAGTATCCGCCACGCAATAGTAAGGAACCTATTTTAACCTGGTATCATTTGCTTGCTATTGGTATATACGGTATGGTAATAACTGTATCAGTCTTTGGGGCTTATGAGCTGGCATTGAAATGGGAAGGGATTGATAAGAGACAGGCTGTATCTATTCCGTTTATTACCCTTGCATTTGCTCAACTCTGGCATGTTTTTAATATGCGCGATAGCAACTCATCTTTTTTCCGGAATGAAATAACCCGTAATCCTTTCATCTGGGGGGCGCTTGCACTCTGTACAGGACTTCTTATGATTGCCATCTATGTGCCCGGCCTTGCTGCTGTATTAAAGATCGTGAATCCGGGAACTCATGGTTTAATCCTGGCACTGGTGATGAGTATAATACCGTGGATAACAGGGCAGATAGTAAAAATATTCAGGACTACATTTTTATAAGATGAGGTAGTTGTTCATGAATGAGAGCGAAATACGCCAAAATAAGATAACAAAACAATGGGTTATCTATGCGCCCGCAAGAAGAAAAAGACCGAAGGATTTTGAAAAGCCAGAGCATGAAAAAGTACCCGTACCTCTTTATGATAAAGAATGTCCTTTCTGTCCGGGTAATGATCATATGATTACCTCGATCATTACGGAGATAAAAGAAGGCGAAGACTCCTGGAAGATTCGGGTGATACCCAATAAATTTCCTGCTGTAATTCCCAAAAACAACATCCGTCGATACAATAAGGGAATTTATCTGGCTATGGGAGGATATGGTCATCATGAAGTTGTTATTGAAACCCCGTATCATAATCAGGAGATTGCCCAGATGTCCTTAAAAGAAGTAGAACTTATTATAGAAGTTTATCACAAACGCTACAGAGAACTTATTAAGGAGGATGGGAACATGATGGTTATCATATTTCGCAATCATGGATTACGGGCAGGCACCTCCCTGATTCATCCTCATTCACAAATTATATCAACCGGTATGGTTCCAGGCTATATACGGTGGCGTGAGGAGATGGCGCTACACTATTTTGATGAGTGGGGGCGCTGTGTATATTGTGAGGTTCTGGCGTATGAAATAAAAGACAAAAGACGTGTTATTTACGAAAATGATTTATTTGTTGCGTTTGTTCCATTTGCAGCCGAAGTTCCCTTCGAAATCCTCATTATGCCCAAGATGCACAAAGCAAATTTCGGTGATATATCAGATAATGAGAAATCAAGTTTTGCCCTTGCATTGAAAAATATTTTAGAACGATTAAGAAGGAAGTTGAACGATCCGGACTACAATTATACTATTAATACCTCGGTGCGATATAGGGCGGAAGAGCCGCAGTTGCATTGGCATTTGCTTATAAGACCCCGGCTTACGACCCAGGCTGGTTTTGAAATTGGCTCAGGCATACATATCAATCCTTCGATACCTGAAGAGGATGCCAGGTTTTTAAAACATGAATAAAAGAGCTTAACCGAGAACAAAAATCCTTATAGATGAACAAAAACCCCAATATCTTTTTACTGATATTGGGGTCTTCATGTATCGTAATTATACCGTAAAATTTATACGTGATTACTCCATATTTATAATTTATATAACATCAGATCTATTGAAACTAATTATGTATTAAAATATAAGAGCACGCTTTTCAATAAAGTTATAATTTGACGACATTTGAGGCCTTGTAGCCCTTGTTGTCTTTTACGATTTCAAATTCGACCTTATCTCCTTCGGCCAGGGTTCTAAACCCTTCGGTCTGAATCGATGTTTGATGTACAAAAACATCCTGTCCATTTTCCTGTGAAATAAAACCAAATCCCTTTTGGTCATTAAACCACTTTACTGTTCCAGTTGCCATTCTCAATCACCCCCTTTCATAGGCAATTTAAAGTTAAAAAAAAAGCTACAAGGTTGTAACCCTTGTAGCTTTAATATTATCACAATACATAATACTATTTACAATACAACAACCGAACAACACATAAAGAATAATACCAAAAGGTATGCATGAAAGCAAGAAAAAATATACAATAAATTTTCATCACGTCCTCACGAGAGAATTTTACGAATACCAAATAAAGAGGATAGATGGTACATGCAACTTGTCAACAGTTTATCAATCGAATGCGTATACAATCCCCTCCCCGGAACGATTATTTTCTGGCAATCGATGCTTCTTTCATTTCAAAAAAATGAAGGTTTTTCCTCGCTTCTCTGAAGCGATCTTATACCAACGAATTACTGCTCAATTTATTTCTATCAAAGTGAGAACTTGATTGTAGAGGAATTTTCATTGTATGTAAGCGGTTTTCGGGGTGGTACAGACAAACGATCCTTACAGGGACATGCCCCCGTTCAAGGCGTACGGGGACATGGTTTGTCCGTGTTGTGTTTAACGTGTCATTGCGAGGGTAGTGTCCGAAGCAATCTCTTGCATAGTTGAGAAAAGATTGCTTCGGGAAAAAACCCTTCGCAATGACAAATACAAGAGAGTCTATTATGATAAATTAAGTTGACAGTGTACTAGAGCGTGTTATGCACTTTTGTGGGTAAAATTGTTATAATTTGGGTATGGAAACCAATAAACACAAAAGAAAACCGTACCCAAGTGATGTTACTGATGCTGAATGGGCATTTGTCGCTCCTTATTTGGCCTTGATGAAAGAAGATGCTCCCCAAAGAGATCATTCTTTGAGAGAAGTCTTCAATGGGCTGAGATGGATGGTCAGAGGGGGAACCACCTGGAGGATGATCCCTCATGATCTTCCCCCCTGGTATACCGTTTACCAGCAGGCTATGAGATGGATAAGAGCCGGAGTCTTTGATGCTATTGTTGATGATCTTCGAAAGATCCTGAGATTGGCTGAAGGGAGAAAAAAGGAGCCTTCTAGAGCGATTATCGATAGTCAGACTATTCAGTCTACCCCTGAGAGTGGGGGAAGAGCCGGATATGATGGGCACAAGAAGAAGAAAGGAAGCAAGATCCATATGGCTGTCGATACTCTCGGACATCTTCTGGCTTTGCAGGTAACTCCTGCCAATGAGCAGGAACGAGCTCAGGTGAAGAAGCTTTGTCAAGAGATTCAGGAAGTAACGGGAGAATCTGTTGAGATAGCTTTTGTAGATCAAGGCTACACAGGTGATCAGGCAAAAGAGGATGCCAAAGAGCATGGAATAGAGCTTCAGGTGGTGAAGCTCCCTCAAGCAAAGAGAGGATTTGTACTTCTCCCCAAACGATGGGTCGTTGAGAGATCGTTTGCCTGGAAGAGCAGGCTCAGAAGACTCGTAAGGGATTATGAGCGTCTACCTGAGGTATTAGCTGGTCTTCATTTCCTTGCTTTTGCCATACTCATGCTCAGAAGATTTGTTGAGGTGATATTCCAAAGTGCATAACACGCTCTAGTAAGTATCAAATATTAATATTTTTGAAAACTCAAGAATATACTACAGCTATGCAATTTGTTAATTAAAACTGAAATGTAAAGTTGATCTATTAGACGTAATATGGGGAATAAACAAAAGGAGAAAGATCATGGAGAAGATGCTTGCAACTGAAGAAGAAATCGCTTTACGGGCATACAACAGACAGTACCTATGCGCAGAAATGGGGGGCGGAAGAGAAGTAGTAGCCAACAGAAATGAAGCTCATGAATGGGAGACTTTTCGACTGATTGGATTGGGTAATGGAAGTGTAGCGCTTAAAGCCCATAATGGACAGTATGTATGCGCGGAAATGGGAGGCGGAAGAGAGCTAGTTGCTAACAGAAATGAAATTCACGAGTGGGAGACTTTTGAATTAATAGGATTAGGAAATGGAAAAGTAGCATTTAAAGCCTACAATGGACAGTATGTATGTGCGGAAATGGGAGGTGGAAGAGAAGTAGTAGCCAACAGAAATGAAATTCATGAATGGGAGACTTTTGAATTGATTGAATTAGAGGAGGTTAAAATACCTGATCAACCTGGTCTACCTAAGAAAGGCAAACTTCCTGATATAGGAACAAGAATTTGCGTAGACCAAAAAGAGAAAAAGGCAAATATCCGGATAACTGCCCATATTTTCACTAATAATTATAAGGTTTATGATGACATAGGAGCAAGTACCAGGTTAGAATTGGAGAAAAAGCGACCTATTTCGCAAAAAGCATGGTGGTGGAATATTGATGGCCATAATAGTGTGAGAGCTTTCTTCACTATAAATGATGATTTGGGCCAAAGTATAGTATGTCATGAAGCCCACAATTATCAATTTGATAATTATGTTTCTGCAAGAGCTATACGTTTTGGAATCCAGATTGGCGGAGAGATAGGAAAGATACTTGATCCTACGCAATATAATTTTAAAATGGATGGTTTTAATTTAGATCTTAGATTCTGGGAAAAAGATTGGAAAGGTATTCTAGCTGATAATAAGTTTAAATTTCCGATAGAAATAAATTTCCCTAAAGATAAGGCCAGACAATTTGATGGAGTTATT
The genomic region above belongs to Candidatus Jettenia caeni and contains:
- a CDS encoding ATPase, with translation MVELPIAPWTLPWQDVIQDLHVSPNRGLDTVEVKKRYKKFGSNRLQEVKKKSAWIILINQLKSLIILLLGVTTIVSFAFGEWVEGMAIGVVIVINTAIGFFTELKAVRSMEALRKLGSVTTKVIRNSQLREIPADELVPGDIVVFEGGDVVPADLRLLEASKLQADESALTGESTPVSKGVEHLEEDTSLAERTNMLFKGTSVTRGSAKGVTVATGMKTELGKISSLVESAKEEITPLEKRLNKLGNKLIWVTLAVTPAIATAGIITGEDILLMIKISIALAVATIPEGLPIVATLALARGMWRMAKRNALINRLSSVETLGATSIICTDKTGTLTENKMTVTRIILDSGEIKISGEGLNTEGEFRKKGEPLDPLREKTLQELLHAGVLCNNASVEPEEKDARKKAVGDPMEVALLVAAIKAGIDRNKLLAKMPEVREEAFDSEVKMMATFHADNNQYLVAVKGAAEALLKVCSHRMTEEGKKEMRSEDRKWWLERGNHMARDGLRVLAVAEKTVTASNSNPYGQLTFLGIVGFLDPPRSDVAPALALCRDAGIKVVMVTGDQPVTARNIALAVGLIHEGETEVIHGKDLKKPEELSEEDLQRILRVSVFARVDPKQKLDLTAIYQKNGAVVAMTGDGVNDAPALKKADIGIAMGQCGTQVAREAADMILKDDNFSTIVAAIEQGRVIFNNIRKFALYLLSCNISEIMVIVLYSFIDVPMPILPLQILFLNLVTDVFPALALGVGEGDPHSMKYPPRNSKEPILTWYHLLAIGIYGMVITVSVFGAYELALKWEGIDKRQAVSIPFITLAFAQLWHVFNMRDSNSSFFRNEITRNPFIWGALALCTGLLMIAIYVPGLAAVLKIVNPGTHGLILALVMSIIPWITGQIVKIFRTTFL
- a CDS encoding galactose-1-phosphate uridylyltransferase; the encoded protein is MNESEIRQNKITKQWVIYAPARRKRPKDFEKPEHEKVPVPLYDKECPFCPGNDHMITSIITEIKEGEDSWKIRVIPNKFPAVIPKNNIRRYNKGIYLAMGGYGHHEVVIETPYHNQEIAQMSLKEVELIIEVYHKRYRELIKEDGNMMVIIFRNHGLRAGTSLIHPHSQIISTGMVPGYIRWREEMALHYFDEWGRCVYCEVLAYEIKDKRRVIYENDLFVAFVPFAAEVPFEILIMPKMHKANFGDISDNEKSSFALALKNILERLRRKLNDPDYNYTINTSVRYRAEEPQLHWHLLIRPRLTTQAGFEIGSGIHINPSIPEEDARFLKHE
- a CDS encoding cold shock protein, whose product is MATGTVKWFNDQKGFGFISQENGQDVFVHQTSIQTEGFRTLAEGDKVEFEIVKDNKGYKASNVVKL
- a CDS encoding transposase; this translates as MVRGGTTWRMIPHDLPPWYTVYQQAMRWIRAGVFDAIVDDLRKILRLAEGRKKEPSRAIIDSQTIQSTPESGGRAGYDGHKKKKGSKIHMAVDTLGHLLALQVTPANEQERAQVKKLCQEIQEVTGESVEIAFVDQGYTGDQAKEDAKEHGIELQVVKLPQAKRGFVLLPKRWVVERSFAWKSRLRRLVRDYERLPEVLAGLHFLAFAILMLRRFVEVIFQSA